atattgtaatttgattatatttgaaaatatgaatattttatactattttaatagaaaccatatatatatatatacttgaTGGTGTATATTCctagatatatttataaataaaattactaCACACCAATTTATGAAAACcaaattttacaaaaaagtggtaaacaaaatatagaatattattaagtaatatttaaaattggagaaatataacaataaaatataataaattaaaaataatttaaatgtaaataacaACGATGATTcgttaatattttcattatatgtttgtatttatttacatataaaatatatatgtatctaatattttattattttaatagatatttttaatgtgttCATATGTAAAcaataatagaaaatataagttataaaatattaaaccCGTATCACTAAGTACATcggtatattataaattatttaaaacattatttgcaaaaaataaaaattagtggaaattattatatacatatataataatatatatgtatatatatattatatatatatttttttttttaattaaaatattaaaaattgtgtattttttagagaaaaattaatatttttttgaaggaataatataatatttatatccatAATTACTTGTAATGAATATAACGAAGTTGATCACATGGTTACACATTAATTAGTTCGAttgaaaatggaaaaaattattaatgaaataaattatgttttttatagatatatcatttattcataaattttagaaaaaaaaaaaaaactaataaatattactgttttttgaataaatattactatttttgaataaatattactattttttgaataaatattaaattataaacattattttaaattacatatattagttcatttatttgataaataaAGCTAAAAATGAGTcagtatttttaaatatgtttttttttcaattgttGTTTGTTCTTTTGAATATCCCCAAAATTCGGGTTAtacattattttcttttattattaataatatttcattacaGTTTTCGTATCTATTAGTTTTGCATTAAccttatattattgtttcaTGTATTGGTAAAAAATTTAAGTTAAACAATTCAAATTAATTACACacatgttaataaatatttatttttttctcagGGATTATACTTTGTAAACGAGGGAAGCATATTcctgaaaaataatataacaaattttagAAATAATAGAATATTAGTAGATGCAGACAATCAATTCGatttaaatgaattttatcAATCAATTTTGAGTGTTGCAGATCAATTTGATGAATGCAATTGTAATGACAAAGAAATACAATATATTCGAACCATTATAGATTCACAATTAAAGAATCATAAAGCAAATAATACATTACcgaaattaaataatataaataagaaaACGAGAAAAACAATTAATGAAATTCAAAAAGAATTAGAAGAAGTAAAAAAAGAGCTTGATAGTAAAAGAGATAGTGAAATAGGAATACAACCGATACATGATaaagtaacaataataaaagatgaaaatagtTATGTATCAGAACAAGAAGACtttaaaaaattggaaaattctgaaaatattttgaagaCCGAAGATGGTAAAATTATAGATAATAAATTGGATGATAAAGATAACAAATTGGACGATAAAGATAACAAATTGGACgataaagataataaaactacatcaattaataattataaggaGCCCAAAGTAAAACGAaggtttaaaaaaataataaaaaaattatttaagaTAATGATGACAAGTTCAACTTTTTTGGCAATAATACTATCATCAGGACTTATAATTCCATTTATGCTTTTAATTACACGGGGCTTATTTGATGGAATTAAGAAATGGTGGAAAGTTTATGAAttaaacattaaaaaatcaaaaaaattagaataatagcttttcattattttgttttattatatttgtttaattggctaaaaataatatatttaatattttatggcATAAAAAgttacattttttcatattttatggaataatgaaatttaattttattgtttgtttcattataatatatattttgatttagtatatattttaatttaatatataaataattattcttGTTTAGTATTTGTCAAAATCTTATTTATCCGTATTtccatgcatatatatgatatattgaTGGATTTTGAATTTACTCATTTTTacttaatatttataataattttaaataaatttagatacatttattaataagATTATAAGGTATATATAGTATTTAGGGTTTTGTACTGTgtgttataattttgttcTATGGAATCTTTGTTTTGG
This sequence is a window from Plasmodium yoelii strain 17X genome assembly, chromosome: 1. Protein-coding genes within it:
- a CDS encoding fam-b protein, which produces MFFFQLLFVLLNIPKIRGLYFVNEGSIFLKNNITNFRNNRILVDADNQFDLNEFYQSILSVADQFDECNCNDKEIQYIRTIIDSQLKNHKANNTLPKLNNINKKTRKTINEIQKELEEVKKELDSKRDSEIGIQPIHDKVTIIKDENSYVSEQEDFKKLENSENILKTEDGKIIDNKLDDKDNKLDDKDNKLDDKDNKTTSINNYKEPKVKRRFKKIIKKLFKIMMTSSTFLAIILSSGLIIPFMLLITRGLFDGIKKWWKVYELNIKKSKKLE